From the Bacillota bacterium genome, the window GGGCGGCTGCCAGACGATCTCCACGTCCACGTCGCGGACGCCCGGCACGATGGAGAGCGCCGCCCGCACGTCCTGCGTCACCTCCGCCCCCAGCGGGCAGCCGGGGAAGGTGAGCGTCATGCGGATCTTGACGTTCCCCTGGTCGTCCACCTCGACGCCGTATACCAGACCGAGGTC encodes:
- a CDS encoding metal-sulfur cluster assembly factor yields the protein MAEAALPSEEQILNALRVVNDPELGLNVVDLGLVYGVEVDDQGNVKIRMTLTFPGCPLGAEVTQDVRAALSIVPGVRDVDVEIVWQPPWTPEMMSEDAKRALGWAF